One window from the genome of Schistocerca piceifrons isolate TAMUIC-IGC-003096 chromosome 1, iqSchPice1.1, whole genome shotgun sequence encodes:
- the LOC124785552 gene encoding serine/threonine-protein phosphatase 6 regulatory ankyrin repeat subunit C-like: MAQTALTKEEIFKWTPLRFAEETNAWDWIEKQLENGISLRELEVTRDKLKNREAAVGILTTICKAGYSCLLRYALSEVPSLANICLEMDQTRPLHMAIRHHRHSIVRCLINTNADINICDLSQRTPLHEAVKSNCTQAVRMLLNSGADKEMKDMGGKTAIQRAAELKHTAVVKLLCDAGADINVSQILEERPLYIAAQMGDAETVRLLLVSGASVYDDRNQSALHFAAVTGCYIAAQTLIEAGIDVDIRDADQMTPLHRAAEHGNSDICSYMLVAGANREITDKHGKTPLQYAAQKGQTAVVQLLCNQSVDFSVSEQSRKILFLAAESGNQETVQLLLHQFSDTFDEHKLHVLLAAACRGSDVAVQTLAKSGVHVNAPNLFGRTVLHEAAGSCSAETVCTLLDAGADGNAMTNDGRTPAHFAAASSKADTLKLLIAQNVDINITDISGETPLHCAAKCGSKECINLLLDAGADPFAITDSGMTALHFSAASGKCCAVELLLLSNISPNVRDKKDRTPLHFAAASGCLETVRTLFDKGCNVESTDKDGRTPLHCAAQRGHSEIVEFLCKKGADANGGKQDKWTEKPIYLAAENNNIKSVRALCQVYSLGCDEYKRTVLHKAAMIGKDVVVQTLAAAGAAVNAQDSHLNTPLFLAVAWCNKDTVSALLRAGADVNMTCTNGWTALHCAASFQKTHLVQMLMEWGAGINVQDDYGQTPLHCATDSDSLETVRILVESGARKDIKDCWGESPYDIAKDNTNYALMRLLKD, from the coding sequence ATGGCACAGACAGCTCTCACCAAAGAAGAAATTTTTAAATGGACCCCTTTACGATTTGCTGAAGAGACAAATGCTTGGGATTGGATTGAGAAGCAGTTGGAAAATGGAATTTCTCTAAGAGAACTGGAAGTGACCAGAGATAAGCTGAAGAATAGAGAAGCAGCAGTTGGGATTCTAACCACAATTTGCAAGGCAGGTTATTCATGCCTTTTGAGATATGCTCTCAGTGAAGTGCCATCTCTGGCCAACATTTGCCTCGAAATGGATCAGACTAGACCACTGCATATGGCAATAAGACACCATCGTCATAGTATTGTGCGGTGTCTTATTAATACTAATGCGGATATAAATATTTGTGATCTCTCACAGAGAACACCGCTACATGAAGCTGTAAAAAGCAATTGTACACAAGCAGTGAGGATGCTACTGAATTCTGGAGCTGACAAGGAAATGAAAGATATGGGAGGAAAGACAGCAATACAAAGAGCAGCTGAGCTTAAACATACTGCTGTAGTCAAGTTACTTTGTGATGCTGGGGCTGACATAAATGTCAGTCAAATTTTGGAAGAGAGGCCTTTATACATAGCAGCACAAATGGGAGATGCAGAGACAGTGCGCCTTCTTTTGGTTTCTGGAGCTAGCGTGTATGATGACAGAAATCAGTCTGCATTGCATTTTGCAGCGGTAACTGGCTGTTATATTGCAGCACAGACATTAATAGAAGCAGGTATTGATGTCGATATCAGAGATGCAGATCAGATGACGCCACTGCATCGTGCTGCTGAGCATGGTAACAGTGATATTTGTTCATACATGCTAGTCGCTGGAGCCAATAGAGAAATTACAGATAAACATGGGAAAACCCCGTTGCAGTATGCAGCTCAGAAGGGACAGACTGCTGTGGTGCAACTTTTGTGTAACCAATCTGTAGATTTCAGTGTTAGTGAGCAGTCAAGGAAGATACTGTTCCTTGCAGCAGAGAGTGGCAATCAGGAAACTGTGCAGTTACTGCTACATCAATTTTCTGATACCTTTGATGAACATAAATTGCATGTTCTACTTGCAGCAGCATGCAGGGGCAGCGATGTTGCAGTTCAAACTCTGGCAAAATCAGGAGTGCATGTGAATGCACCAAATTTGTTTGGAAGGACAGTTCTGCATGAAGCTGCAGGCAGTTGCAGTGCAGAAACTGTATGCACACTGCTTGATGCTGGGGCTGATGGAAACGCAATGACCAATGATGGTAGGACACCTGCACATTTTGCTGCTGCATCTAGCAAGGCAGACACCCTGAAATTACTAATAGCCCAAAATGTTGATATTAACATTACAGATATTTCTGGAGAGACACCACTTCATTGTGCAGCAAAATGTGGCAGTAAAGAGTGCATAAACCTTCTACTGGATGCTGGTGCTGATCCATtcgcaattactgacagtggtatGACAGCATTACACTTTTCAGCAGCATCTGGAAAATGTTGTGCTGTTGAGTTACTCTTACTGAGCAACATCAGCCCTAATGTTAGGGATAAGAAAGATCGAACTCCCTTACACTTTGCTGCAGCTTCAGGGTGTCTTGAAACAGTGAGAACACTTTTTGACAAAGGATGTAATGTAGAGTCTACTGATAAGGATGGTAGGACACCATTGCACTGTGCAGCACAACGAGGACATTCTGAAATAGTGGAGTTTCTTTGTAAGAAAGGCGCAGATGCCAATGGGGGAAAGCAGGATAAATGGACAGAAAAACCAATTTATTTAGCTGCAgaaaacaacaacataaagagtGTTCGTGCTCTTTGTCAAGTGTACTCTCTTGGCTGTGATGAATATAAGCGAACTGTATTGCATAAAGCAGCCATGATTGGTAAAGATGTGGTAGTGCAGACGTTGGCAGCTGCAGGTGCTGCAGTCAATGCACAAGACAGTCATCTTAATACACCTCTTTTTCTGGCTGTTGCATGGTGCAATAAGGACACTGTAAGTGCACTGCTACGAGCAGGGGCTGATGTAAATATGACATGTACAAATGGTTGGACAGCTTTACACTGTGCCGCATCTTTCCAGAAAACTCACCTTGTTCAGATGTTAATGGAATGGGGTGCTGGAATAAATGTACAGGATGACTATGGACAAACACCACTTCATTGTGCAACTGACAGTGACAGCCTGGAAACAGTAAGAATTTTGGTTGAATCTGGTGCCAGGAAGGATATCAAGGATTGTTGGGGGGAATCTCCATACGATATTGCTAAAGATAATACAAATTACGCATTGATGAGacttttaaaagattaa